A stretch of the Thermofilum adornatum genome encodes the following:
- the rpmC gene encoding 50S ribosomal protein L29: MSSIEDIRKMTREEREKRLQELRAELARLKAQAHRGSLENPSSIRKIKREIARILTVMNEEKLGISKSQVAATAEKQ, from the coding sequence ATGAGTAGTATAGAGGATATCCGTAAAATGACAAGGGAAGAACGCGAGAAAAGACTGCAGGAGCTTAGAGCTGAGCTTGCACGTCTAAAGGCGCAGGCCCATAGAGGTTCTCTTGAGAATCCTTCATCCATAAGGAAGATTAAACGCGAGATTGCACGCATATTGACTGTGATGAACGAGGAAAAGCTGGGGATAAGTAAGAGCCAGGTAGCCGCTACCGCCGAGAAGCAATGA
- a CDS encoding ribonuclease P protein component 1, producing the protein MKITPRNILRHELIGLEAEVVDSTNPFQIGIRGFILDETYKTLVIGYPGRRKRRVFKSQVKLRVWLPDGQVVKIDGRYLLGRPEERLKKKLYEW; encoded by the coding sequence ATGAAAATAACTCCTAGAAACATTTTGAGACATGAATTGATTGGTCTCGAAGCAGAAGTTGTTGATTCTACTAATCCTTTCCAGATTGGGATCAGAGGATTTATACTAGATGAGACCTACAAGACACTTGTTATCGGCTATCCAGGTAGGCGAAAGCGCCGAGTTTTCAAGAGCCAAGTTAAGTTGCGTGTCTGGCTTCCAGATGGGCAAGTCGTGAAGATAGATGGTAGATACTTGTTGGGGCGGCCAGAGGAAAGATTAAAGAAGAAGCTATATGAGTGGTGA
- a CDS encoding 30S ribosomal protein S17, giving the protein MAKKKGVGIPGVQPPQNKCDDPLCPWHGQLPVRGQVLRLRVEKMRMQNVAVAVHEYLHYNEKYKRYEVRRKKKHVRVPPCISVKPGDEVIVAETRPLAKSVSFVVIGKA; this is encoded by the coding sequence ATGGCAAAGAAGAAGGGCGTTGGAATCCCTGGAGTCCAGCCTCCTCAAAACAAGTGCGATGACCCACTGTGTCCATGGCATGGCCAGCTTCCAGTGAGGGGACAGGTTCTCAGGCTAAGAGTCGAGAAGATGAGAATGCAGAATGTAGCTGTAGCTGTTCACGAATACCTGCACTACAACGAGAAGTATAAGAGGTATGAGGTTAGAAGGAAAAAGAAACATGTACGTGTGCCGCCCTGCATCTCCGTTAAGCCTGGAGACGAAGTAATAGTCGCCGAGACCAGGCCCCTAGCAAAATCGGTTTCATTTGTCGTGATTGGTAAAGCTTAG